The following are from one region of the Streptomyces tuirus genome:
- a CDS encoding SpoIIE family protein phosphatase/ATP-binding protein, producing MVRLLGRSGTRSPLRPGAAPSARQRREAGSSRWRPVAGLRSVLGGRSVAGQVFLLVVVIVLLLVVSAVVALVLQVRHDTTQEARNRSLAVAETFANAPGTLEALQSPDPTAVLQPRAEAARETSKVDFIVVMNTEGIRYTHPEPDRIGKKFVGTIAPALAGKSFTEEIEGTIGHLVQAVVPVKDPDGRVVGLVSAGITTENVGGTADRQLPLVLAAAAVALALATAGAALVSRRLLRQTHGLGPHEMTRMYEHHDAVLHAVREGVLIVDDEGTLLLANDEAHRLLGLPSDAEGRHVLSLGLDPGIAGLLASGRVATDEVHPVGDRLLAVNQRTTDRAGVPPGSVATLRDSTELRALSGRAETARERLNMLYDAGVGIGTSLDVTRTAEELTELAVPRFADFVTVDLFDAVLGGGQPTAAAALSRTAMSGVGKDAPLYPVGERIRFVDSSPQGRSLATGGPVLAPRLSEAPGWQAQDLERSAQIVSYGIHSLITVPLRAGALVLGVVSFWRCEKPEPFDTDELALAEELVARAAVSIDNARRYTREHSMAVTLQRSLLPRNLPEQGALEIAYRYLPAQAGVGGDWFDVLPLSGARVALVVGDVVGHGLHAAATMGRLRTAVHNFSALDLPPEELIALLDELVGRIDQDETEDEGSAPVTGATCLYAVYDPVSRRCTVARAGHPPPALIHPDGTVEFPDVPAGPPLGLGGLPFETAELELAEGSRLVLYTDGLVEDRERDIDVGLEMLREALGRADESPEDTCRVVLDSQLTARSSDDIALIVARTRALAADQVAEWPVPADPAAVGEVRAAASRQLAEWGLEELTFSTELILSELVTNALRYGGGPIRVRVLRDRNLICEVFDSSSTSPHLRYATMTDEGGRGLFLVAQLAERWGTRYLPTGKVIWAEQSLP from the coding sequence ATGGTCCGACTCTTGGGTCGATCCGGGACTCGATCGCCCCTGCGGCCCGGCGCTGCGCCGTCCGCACGGCAGCGGCGGGAGGCGGGCTCGTCGCGGTGGCGACCGGTGGCGGGGCTGCGGTCGGTGCTGGGCGGACGCAGCGTCGCCGGACAGGTGTTCCTGCTCGTCGTGGTGATCGTGCTGCTGCTGGTCGTGTCGGCCGTGGTGGCGCTGGTGCTCCAGGTGCGGCACGACACGACGCAGGAGGCCCGCAACCGCTCGCTCGCCGTCGCGGAGACCTTCGCGAACGCGCCGGGCACTCTTGAGGCGTTGCAGAGCCCCGATCCCACCGCCGTGCTCCAGCCGCGCGCCGAGGCCGCCCGCGAGACGTCCAAGGTCGACTTCATCGTCGTGATGAACACCGAAGGGATCCGTTACACCCACCCCGAGCCGGACCGGATCGGCAAGAAGTTCGTCGGGACGATCGCCCCGGCACTGGCCGGGAAGTCGTTCACCGAGGAGATCGAGGGCACGATCGGCCATCTCGTCCAGGCCGTGGTGCCGGTGAAGGACCCGGACGGCCGGGTCGTGGGGCTGGTCTCGGCGGGGATCACGACGGAGAACGTCGGCGGCACCGCCGACCGTCAGCTGCCCCTCGTGCTGGCGGCCGCCGCGGTGGCGCTCGCCCTGGCGACGGCGGGTGCCGCGCTGGTGAGCCGGCGGCTGCTGCGCCAGACCCACGGTCTCGGGCCGCACGAGATGACCCGGATGTACGAACATCACGACGCCGTGCTGCACGCCGTCCGCGAGGGCGTGCTCATCGTCGACGACGAGGGCACGCTGCTGCTCGCCAACGACGAGGCACACCGCCTGCTGGGACTGCCTTCCGACGCCGAGGGCCGGCATGTCCTCAGCCTCGGTCTCGACCCGGGCATCGCCGGCCTGCTGGCCTCCGGACGCGTCGCCACGGACGAGGTGCATCCGGTCGGGGACCGGCTCCTGGCCGTCAACCAGCGGACCACGGACCGTGCGGGCGTCCCGCCCGGCAGCGTCGCCACCCTGCGCGACTCCACGGAACTGCGGGCCCTGTCCGGGCGGGCCGAGACCGCGCGCGAGCGGCTCAACATGCTCTACGACGCCGGAGTGGGCATCGGCACCAGCCTGGACGTGACCCGCACGGCCGAGGAACTCACCGAGCTGGCCGTGCCCCGGTTCGCCGACTTCGTCACCGTGGACCTGTTCGACGCGGTGCTGGGCGGCGGGCAGCCGACCGCGGCGGCGGCGCTGAGCCGCACGGCGATGAGCGGGGTCGGCAAGGACGCGCCGCTCTACCCGGTCGGCGAGCGGATCAGGTTCGTCGACTCCTCCCCGCAGGGGCGCAGCCTCGCCACGGGCGGACCGGTCCTGGCGCCCCGGCTGAGCGAGGCCCCGGGCTGGCAGGCCCAGGACCTGGAACGCTCCGCGCAGATCGTCTCGTACGGCATCCACTCGCTGATCACCGTGCCGCTGCGGGCCGGCGCCCTGGTGCTCGGCGTGGTCAGCTTCTGGCGCTGTGAGAAGCCGGAGCCCTTCGACACGGACGAGCTGGCCCTGGCCGAGGAGCTGGTCGCGCGGGCCGCCGTCTCCATCGACAACGCCCGCCGCTACACCCGTGAGCACAGCATGGCGGTGACCCTCCAGCGCAGCCTGCTCCCCCGCAACCTGCCCGAGCAGGGCGCCCTGGAGATCGCCTACCGCTATCTGCCCGCGCAGGCGGGGGTGGGCGGCGACTGGTTCGACGTGCTGCCGCTGTCGGGGGCCAGGGTCGCGCTCGTGGTCGGGGACGTCGTCGGTCACGGGCTGCACGCCGCGGCCACCATGGGGCGGCTGCGGACGGCGGTGCACAACTTCTCCGCCCTCGACCTGCCGCCCGAGGAACTGATCGCCCTGCTGGACGAGTTGGTCGGCCGCATCGACCAGGACGAGACGGAGGACGAGGGCAGCGCCCCGGTCACCGGGGCGACCTGTCTGTACGCCGTCTACGACCCGGTCTCCCGGCGCTGCACCGTCGCGCGGGCCGGGCACCCCCCGCCGGCGCTGATCCACCCGGACGGCACGGTGGAGTTCCCCGACGTGCCCGCCGGTCCCCCGCTGGGGCTCGGCGGTCTGCCGTTCGAGACGGCGGAGCTGGAGCTGGCGGAGGGCAGCCGGCTGGTCCTCTACACGGACGGGCTGGTCGAGGACCGGGAGCGGGACATCGACGTCGGCCTGGAGATGCTGCGCGAGGCGCTGGGCCGGGCCGACGAGTCGCCGGAGGACACCTGCCGGGTCGTGCTCGACTCACAGCTCACGGCCCGTTCCAGCGACGACATCGCGCTGATCGTCGCGCGTACCCGGGCGCTGGCCGCCGACCAGGTCGCCGAGTGGCCGGTGCCCGCCGACCCGGCGGCCGTGGGCGAGGTCCGGGCGGCGGCCAGCCGGCAGCTGGCCGAGTGGGGCCTGGAGGAGCTGACGTTCAGCACGGAGCTCATCCTGAGCGAGCTGGTCACCAACGCGCTCCGGTACGGTGGCGGCCCCATACGCGTACGGGTGCTGCGGGACCGCAACCTGATCTGCGAGGTGTTCGACAGCAGCAGCACCTCCCCGCACCTGCGGTACGCCACCATGACGGACGAGGGTGGGCGGGGTCTCTTCCTCGTCGCGCAGCTCGCGGAACGCTGGGGGACGCGCTATCTGCCCACGGGGAAGGTCATCTGGGCGGAGCAGTCCCTGCCATAA
- a CDS encoding lamin tail domain-containing protein: MRIRLVATTAVAAGALTALSAVPAQAAEYNSALKIRGIQYDAPGSDSNRCSGGNTAQEYLTIKNYSRSTTVNLKGYVVKDAAGNKFTFTASHTLQPGDYVKLRGGNGTDSDTKNVVYRDNCNFMWNNDKDTIYVYKPSGSRADVHSYTRSGSDADRNGYITYHG, encoded by the coding sequence ATGCGTATACGCCTTGTCGCCACCACGGCCGTCGCCGCCGGGGCCCTCACCGCCCTGTCGGCGGTTCCGGCCCAGGCCGCCGAGTACAACTCCGCGCTGAAGATCCGGGGTATCCAGTACGACGCTCCCGGGAGCGACTCCAACCGCTGCTCGGGCGGGAACACCGCCCAGGAGTACCTGACCATCAAGAACTACTCGCGCTCCACGACGGTGAACCTCAAGGGGTACGTCGTGAAGGACGCCGCGGGGAACAAGTTCACCTTCACCGCGAGCCACACCCTTCAGCCGGGCGACTACGTGAAGCTGCGCGGCGGCAACGGGACCGACTCCGACACGAAGAACGTCGTCTACCGCGACAACTGCAACTTCATGTGGAACAACGACAAGGACACGATCTACGTGTACAAGCCGTCCGGCAGCCGTGCCGACGTGCACTCGTACACCAGGAGCGGCTCCGACGCGGACCGCAACGGGTACATCACGTACCACGGCTGA
- a CDS encoding FAD-dependent oxidoreductase has protein sequence MPRPLRVAIVGSGPAGIYAADALLKSEVAADPGVSIDIFERMPAPFGLIRYGVAPDHPRIKGIITALHQVLDKPQIRLFGNVDYGTDIGLDDLRAFYDGVIFATGATADRALSLPGIDLDGSYGAADFVSWYDGHPDVPRTWPLEAEKVAVLGVGNVALDVARILAKTADELLPTEIPANVHEGLKANRAKEIHVFGRRGPAQAKFSPMELRELDHSPNIEVIVDPEDIDYDEGSITTRRGNKQADMVAKTLENWAIRDIGDRPHKLFLHFFESPVEVLGEDGKVVGLRTERTELDGTGNVKGTGTFHTWDVGAVYRAVGYLSDKLPKLPWDIDSGTVPDEGGRVMQESGEHLRSTYVTGWIRRGPIGLIGHTKGDANETVANLLDDYRNERLQTPATPAREAVDAFLAERGIRFTTWDGWYRLDAAEKALGEPEGRERVKIVEREDMLRASGA, from the coding sequence ATGCCCCGCCCCCTGCGGGTAGCCATCGTCGGATCCGGCCCCGCCGGGATCTACGCCGCCGACGCCCTGCTCAAGTCCGAGGTGGCCGCCGACCCCGGTGTGTCCATCGACATCTTCGAGCGCATGCCGGCGCCGTTCGGACTGATCCGCTACGGCGTCGCCCCCGACCACCCGCGGATCAAGGGCATCATCACCGCCCTGCACCAGGTGCTCGACAAACCGCAGATCCGGCTCTTCGGCAACGTGGACTACGGCACCGACATCGGCCTGGACGACTTGCGCGCGTTCTACGACGGCGTGATCTTCGCCACCGGCGCGACGGCCGACCGGGCGCTCTCCCTGCCGGGCATCGACCTCGACGGCTCGTACGGCGCCGCCGACTTCGTCTCCTGGTACGACGGCCACCCGGACGTGCCGCGCACCTGGCCGCTGGAGGCGGAGAAGGTCGCCGTGCTCGGCGTCGGCAACGTGGCGCTGGACGTCGCGCGCATCCTGGCCAAGACGGCGGACGAACTGCTGCCGACCGAGATCCCGGCCAACGTCCACGAGGGTTTGAAGGCCAACCGGGCCAAGGAGATCCACGTGTTCGGCCGCCGCGGCCCGGCGCAGGCGAAGTTCAGCCCGATGGAGCTGCGGGAGCTGGACCACTCCCCCAACATCGAGGTCATCGTCGACCCCGAGGACATCGACTACGACGAGGGCTCGATCACCACGCGGCGCGGCAACAAGCAGGCCGACATGGTGGCGAAGACCCTGGAGAACTGGGCGATCCGCGACATCGGCGACCGTCCCCACAAGCTCTTCCTGCACTTCTTCGAGTCGCCGGTCGAGGTCCTCGGCGAGGACGGCAAGGTCGTCGGCCTGCGCACCGAGCGCACGGAGCTGGACGGCACCGGCAACGTCAAGGGCACCGGCACGTTCCACACCTGGGACGTGGGCGCGGTGTACCGCGCGGTGGGCTACCTGTCCGACAAACTCCCCAAGCTGCCCTGGGACATCGACTCCGGCACCGTTCCGGACGAGGGCGGCCGGGTCATGCAGGAGTCGGGCGAGCACCTGCGGTCCACGTACGTCACCGGCTGGATCCGGCGCGGCCCCATCGGCCTCATCGGGCACACCAAGGGCGACGCCAACGAGACCGTGGCGAACCTGCTGGACGACTACCGCAACGAGCGGCTGCAGACGCCCGCGACCCCCGCTCGGGAGGCGGTGGACGCGTTCCTCGCCGAGCGCGGGATCCGCTTCACCACGTGGGACGGCTGGTACAGGCTGGACGCGGCGGAGAAGGCGCTGGGCGAGCCCGAGGGCCGCGAGCGCGTGAAGATCGTCGAGCGCGAGGACATGCTGCGGGCCAGCGGCGCCTGA